The Virgibacillus phasianinus genome includes a window with the following:
- a CDS encoding DUF1294 domain-containing protein, with product MNMETATVWYFIIINIIAFILMGTDKKRAINHQWRISEKTLFVTTIIGGSVGAIAGMRFFRHKTKHPLFTIGMPAILIIQVVAAYLIFNMS from the coding sequence ATGAATATGGAAACTGCAACTGTTTGGTATTTTATTATTATAAATATCATTGCTTTTATTCTTATGGGAACGGATAAAAAACGGGCAATTAATCATCAATGGCGCATTTCAGAAAAAACACTTTTTGTAACAACAATTATTGGCGGATCGGTTGGAGCTATTGCAGGTATGAGATTTTTTAGGCATAAAACAAAACATCCGTTATTCACGATTGGCATGCCAGCAATTTTAATTATACAAGTTGTGGCAGCGTATTTAATTTTTAACATGTCATAA
- the rpmI gene encoding 50S ribosomal protein L35, with product MPKMKTHKGSQKRFKRTGSGKLKRSHAYTSHMFAHKSQKQKRKLRKTALVSAGDYKRIKAMLPK from the coding sequence ATGCCTAAAATGAAAACCCATAAAGGTTCTCAAAAACGTTTTAAAAGAACCGGATCTGGAAAACTTAAACGTTCACACGCTTACACTAGTCACATGTTTGCACACAAATCACAAAAGCAAAAACGTAAACTACGTAAAACTGCACTTGTGTCTGCTGGTGACTACAAACGCATTAAAGCGATGCTTCCAAAGTAA
- a CDS encoding TVP38/TMEM64 family protein: MELFGSYLMAVIETGGIFAPLLFISFHLLRPLFFLPVVFICISGGILFGAVAGTVYSIIGITLSSIGFYGFIRWMPKTFERLVHLKGKLIGKHSELSPSQIALLRLVPFIHFHLLSLCLIEVTEGFKDYTKSSLITNIPLAIVYTSIGRWISNLSPFYVIVFLLALLPLIYILRRKEVIIKWNEFFPIRT; encoded by the coding sequence ATGGAACTGTTTGGGAGTTATCTAATGGCGGTGATTGAAACTGGAGGTATTTTCGCACCACTATTATTTATCAGCTTTCACTTGCTAAGACCATTGTTTTTCCTGCCAGTAGTGTTCATCTGTATTTCAGGTGGAATATTGTTTGGGGCAGTAGCAGGAACCGTCTATTCCATTATAGGAATTACACTATCGAGTATAGGCTTCTATGGATTTATTCGATGGATGCCAAAAACGTTTGAGCGGCTTGTTCATTTGAAAGGGAAACTGATTGGCAAACACTCAGAGTTAAGCCCTTCTCAAATTGCTCTACTCCGTCTCGTACCGTTTATTCATTTTCATCTTTTGTCATTATGTTTAATTGAAGTCACTGAGGGCTTCAAAGATTATACAAAATCATCGTTAATAACAAATATACCACTTGCAATTGTTTACACTTCAATTGGGAGATGGATTTCGAACTTATCCCCTTTTTATGTCATCGTGTTTTTGCTTGCATTATTACCACTTATTTATATTTTGAGAAGGAAAGAGGTCATCATTAAATGGAATGAATTCTTCCCAATACGTACCTAA
- a CDS encoding ABC transporter permease — protein MGFIHHVILFTKNNVKQLLRKWPSLPLLFLFPIILVSLSAYIAISFFIPDEGEAIQVGLVDHDQSKETKLIVDLIEESSQLNNFIQLNVMSGEKAKQKLQNDHLSAYIIFPDDFVENLYNGTSVTLKIIGNPDKKMESYLVKELVDSVSRHIKTAQANILTINYYAKQLTMDDETRNDFLFNQFTDFVFYTLGKDKIVDEEIIANSVTNSPVHYYCLGGIFIILTIWILEIYTVLSRDDGARIKARMRLYNVKESDQILAKIFVSWLVTISFTVIVFIGFITVFSIDLFPSDYFKVAVLTMLYSFLFLLGLALIEVICTAPKMRLFIQMVYTAVSLLISGAIIPTIYFPYYVQNLLPYNFAYQAFYWMQEIVLNQRVFVDFLPLILYVFIGIFVLFGISTWKERVSN, from the coding sequence ATGGGTTTTATTCATCACGTAATTCTGTTTACCAAAAATAATGTCAAACAATTACTGAGGAAGTGGCCATCACTTCCTCTTCTTTTTCTGTTTCCGATTATTTTGGTAAGCCTATCAGCATATATTGCCATATCCTTTTTCATCCCCGATGAAGGTGAAGCTATTCAAGTTGGCCTAGTTGACCATGATCAGTCGAAAGAAACGAAATTGATTGTTGACCTTATTGAGGAATCATCCCAATTAAATAACTTTATTCAGCTAAACGTCATGTCTGGTGAAAAAGCAAAACAGAAGTTACAAAATGATCATTTAAGTGCATACATAATTTTTCCGGATGATTTTGTAGAAAACTTATACAATGGTACATCTGTCACGTTAAAGATTATTGGGAATCCGGATAAAAAAATGGAAAGTTACTTGGTGAAAGAACTGGTTGACAGTGTATCTCGTCATATCAAAACTGCACAGGCCAATATTCTTACGATCAATTATTATGCTAAGCAATTAACAATGGACGATGAAACAAGAAATGACTTTCTGTTCAACCAATTTACTGACTTTGTTTTTTATACTTTAGGGAAAGACAAAATTGTTGACGAGGAGATCATTGCAAATAGTGTTACGAACTCCCCTGTTCATTACTACTGTCTTGGAGGTATATTTATTATTTTGACCATTTGGATTTTGGAAATTTACACCGTTTTATCGAGGGATGATGGAGCCCGGATAAAAGCGCGAATGCGATTATACAATGTAAAGGAGTCCGATCAAATATTAGCCAAAATTTTCGTATCCTGGCTTGTAACAATCAGTTTTACCGTAATTGTTTTCATTGGATTTATCACGGTATTTTCCATAGACCTTTTCCCAAGTGATTACTTTAAGGTTGCGGTTTTGACAATGCTTTACAGTTTCCTGTTTTTACTTGGACTTGCCTTAATTGAAGTGATCTGTACAGCACCAAAAATGCGTTTATTTATTCAAATGGTATATACAGCTGTTTCATTACTTATAAGCGGTGCAATCATTCCAACTATTTATTTCCCATATTACGTGCAAAACTTATTACCCTATAACTTTGCATATCAGGCATTCTATTGGATGCAGGAAATCGTGCTGAATCAACGTGTTTTTGTAGATTTTCTGCCACTTATTCTTTATGTATTTATTGGCATCTTTGTCCTCTTTGGCATTTCAACATGGAAGGAGCGTGTTTCGAATTGA
- the rplT gene encoding 50S ribosomal protein L20, whose protein sequence is MPRVKGGTVTRRRRKRVLKLAKGYYGSKRTLFKTAKQQVMKSGQYAYRDRRQKKRDFRKLWITRINAAARMNDISYSKLMHGLKVAGIEVNRKMLSDLAINDEKAFGQLAEKAKAAIK, encoded by the coding sequence ATGCCACGTGTAAAAGGTGGAACAGTTACGCGCAGACGTCGTAAACGCGTACTAAAACTCGCAAAAGGTTATTATGGTTCAAAACGCACGCTATTTAAAACAGCTAAACAACAAGTAATGAAATCAGGTCAATATGCTTATCGTGACCGCAGACAAAAGAAACGTGATTTCCGTAAACTTTGGATTACTCGTATTAATGCTGCAGCACGCATGAACGATATCTCATACAGCAAATTAATGCACGGATTAAAAGTTGCCGGTATTGAAGTAAACCGTAAAATGTTGTCAGATCTTGCAATCAATGATGAAAAAGCCTTCGGACAACTAGCGGAAAAAGCAAAAGCAGCTATTAAGTAA
- a CDS encoding sigma-w pathway protein ysdB → MIIILFRILIVAAIILLVYTFYQYYRNPKRKLHIAKANNEFYFLDEPDNSKKNLLFVYKGCSFEGEKYLGTTEQAFEVVNIHVFVHEPMELKGFTRDDLYFLEKEILTRYPYSKIEWKHPVNELVLTPIE, encoded by the coding sequence ATGATTATCATATTATTTCGGATATTAATAGTGGCTGCGATTATTCTTCTCGTCTACACATTTTATCAATATTATCGAAATCCAAAACGGAAACTACATATTGCGAAAGCAAACAATGAATTCTACTTTTTGGATGAACCGGATAATAGTAAAAAGAATTTATTGTTCGTTTATAAAGGATGTTCGTTTGAGGGGGAAAAATACCTTGGTACGACTGAGCAAGCTTTTGAGGTCGTAAATATCCACGTGTTTGTTCATGAACCAATGGAGCTAAAAGGATTTACACGGGATGATCTTTACTTTCTTGAAAAGGAAATTTTAACACGTTATCCATATTCCAAAATTGAATGGAAACATCCAGTAAATGAGCTGGTGTTGACACCAATTGAATAA
- the thrS gene encoding threonine--tRNA ligase, which yields MENINIIFPDGASKEFPKGTTGEDIAFSISPGLKKQALAIKLDGKLVDLRRELMDGGKIEIITYKNQEGLEVVRHSTAHLMAQAIKRLYKNVKFGVGPVIEEGFYYDMDLDESITPEDLPKIEKEMQRIVDENLEIERIEVSREEAKEMFRAIGDDLKLELIDAIPRDEQVTIYKQGEFFDLCRGIHVPSTSKIKAFKLLSISGAYWRGNSNNQQLQRIYGTAFEKKGQLDEYLHLLEERKERDHRKLGKELEIFTVSQKVGQGLPLWLPKGATIRRNIERYIVDLEERLGYDHVYTPVLGSVELYKTSGHWDHYKEDMFPTLEMDNEDLVLRPMNCPHHMMVYKNQLYSYRNLPVRIAELGTMHRHEMSGALAGLQRVRAMTLNDAHIFARPDQLKEEFIRVVELVQKVYQDFGIDDYYFRLSYRDPEDKEKYVDNDAMWDKAQAMLKETMEDMKLDYVEAEGEAAFYGPKLDVQVKTALGKDETLSTVQMDFHLPERFDLTYIGEDGKEHRPVVIHRGVVSTMERFVAFLLEEYKGVFPTWLAPVQVKVIPVSPTAHLDYAKKVADKLRLQGARVEVDERDEKIGYKIRAAQTQKIPYGLVVGDNEIKENAVNVRKYGEKNSETISYNAFEQSITKEIKNKTLYN from the coding sequence ATGGAAAACATCAACATTATTTTCCCAGATGGTGCAAGTAAAGAGTTTCCAAAAGGAACAACTGGGGAAGACATCGCCTTTTCCATTTCACCTGGATTAAAAAAACAAGCATTAGCAATCAAGCTGGATGGAAAACTGGTTGATTTACGACGTGAGTTAATGGATGGTGGAAAAATAGAAATTATCACCTATAAAAATCAAGAAGGTTTGGAAGTGGTACGGCATTCAACCGCTCATCTTATGGCACAAGCTATCAAGCGGCTTTACAAAAATGTCAAATTCGGTGTTGGTCCAGTTATTGAAGAAGGCTTTTACTACGATATGGATCTGGATGAGTCTATTACTCCTGAAGACCTGCCAAAAATTGAAAAGGAAATGCAGCGTATCGTTGATGAGAATCTGGAAATTGAACGAATTGAAGTTTCAAGGGAAGAAGCAAAGGAAATGTTTCGGGCGATTGGGGATGACTTAAAACTTGAGCTAATCGACGCCATTCCGCGTGACGAACAAGTTACCATTTACAAGCAAGGCGAATTTTTTGATCTTTGCAGAGGTATTCATGTTCCTTCCACAAGTAAAATCAAAGCTTTTAAATTGTTAAGCATTTCTGGTGCTTATTGGCGCGGGAACAGTAATAATCAACAACTGCAACGAATTTATGGAACTGCCTTTGAAAAGAAGGGGCAGCTTGATGAATATTTACATTTACTAGAGGAGCGTAAGGAACGTGACCATCGCAAGCTCGGTAAGGAGTTGGAGATATTTACTGTTTCTCAAAAAGTGGGACAAGGGTTACCGCTCTGGCTGCCTAAGGGGGCGACAATCCGTCGTAATATCGAACGCTATATAGTGGATTTAGAAGAGCGGCTGGGTTATGACCATGTGTACACACCGGTACTGGGCAGTGTAGAACTATATAAAACAAGCGGACACTGGGATCACTATAAGGAAGATATGTTTCCGACTTTGGAAATGGATAATGAAGACTTAGTGTTACGGCCAATGAACTGTCCGCATCATATGATGGTCTATAAAAATCAGCTGTATAGTTATCGTAATCTGCCGGTAAGGATTGCTGAATTAGGTACTATGCATCGTCATGAAATGAGCGGGGCACTTGCAGGATTACAGCGCGTTCGTGCAATGACATTGAATGACGCCCATATTTTTGCCCGCCCTGATCAATTGAAAGAAGAATTTATTCGGGTTGTTGAACTAGTACAAAAAGTTTATCAAGACTTTGGTATTGATGACTATTATTTCCGTCTTTCCTACCGGGATCCTGAGGACAAGGAAAAGTATGTTGATAATGATGCAATGTGGGATAAAGCACAGGCTATGTTAAAAGAAACAATGGAGGATATGAAGCTTGATTACGTAGAAGCCGAGGGCGAAGCAGCCTTTTACGGCCCTAAGTTAGACGTGCAAGTAAAAACTGCCTTAGGAAAAGATGAAACTTTATCAACTGTTCAAATGGACTTCCATTTACCGGAACGTTTTGACTTAACCTATATCGGAGAAGATGGTAAGGAGCATCGCCCAGTGGTTATCCACCGTGGTGTTGTTTCTACGATGGAACGCTTTGTTGCATTCCTGCTTGAAGAATATAAAGGGGTATTTCCAACCTGGTTAGCACCCGTACAAGTAAAAGTAATTCCAGTTTCGCCAACTGCGCATTTAGACTATGCGAAAAAAGTGGCAGACAAATTGAGATTACAAGGTGCGCGCGTGGAGGTTGATGAACGTGATGAAAAAATCGGTTATAAAATCCGTGCTGCCCAAACACAGAAGATCCCTTATGGGTTAGTGGTTGGGGATAATGAGATAAAAGAAAATGCGGTTAATGTGCGTAAATATGGAGAAAAGAATTCTGAGACAATCAGCTACAATGCATTTGAACAATCCATTACTAAAGAAATAAAAAATAAAACACTGTACAACTAA
- a CDS encoding ABC transporter ATP-binding protein, translating into MLNVTSLSKKYGKTRVLNSLSFMINPGEIVGLVGENGAGKSTLLNILASLSKPTSGSLSLHSIQFDKNIKKVRQMIGFVPQEIAIWEEFTVQENMVFFEKLSTVNKTTDELQQLCMDMNLDKWKEPVKHLSGGMKRKLNMAISLIHDPELLLLDEPTVGIDLKSKNEISSYLQQLAAEKNTMILFTSHDMDEIINVCDRVLCIGEDTFYQNILQEAGTTPEIF; encoded by the coding sequence ATGCTTAATGTAACTTCATTATCGAAAAAATATGGAAAAACTAGGGTATTGAATTCCTTATCTTTTATGATCAATCCCGGTGAAATCGTTGGTCTTGTCGGGGAGAATGGGGCCGGTAAATCAACATTGCTGAACATCCTGGCATCATTGTCAAAACCAACAAGTGGAAGCCTTTCTCTCCATTCCATTCAATTTGACAAAAACATCAAGAAAGTGAGACAAATGATCGGATTCGTACCACAGGAAATTGCCATATGGGAGGAATTTACTGTACAGGAGAACATGGTCTTTTTTGAAAAGCTATCCACTGTTAACAAAACAACCGATGAACTGCAACAACTGTGTATGGACATGAATTTAGATAAATGGAAAGAACCAGTCAAACATTTATCCGGCGGCATGAAACGTAAATTAAATATGGCTATCAGCCTTATCCATGATCCAGAACTACTACTGTTAGATGAACCCACTGTCGGAATCGATTTGAAATCCAAAAATGAAATCAGCAGCTATCTGCAACAACTGGCCGCTGAAAAAAATACAATGATTCTTTTCACTTCTCATGACATGGATGAAATTATAAATGTATGTGACCGGGTATTATGTATTGGTGAAGATACATTTTATCAAAATATATTGCAAGAAGCTGGGACAACCCCAGAAATTTTTTAA
- a CDS encoding DUF6583 family protein, translated as MDGSSNNRKRGTSKKFIIFIITALLIIGGSVSAFVLLNISDKQKYFLAEKTSFEVIGDQFEKRFEPELNWQENVQDNPVDTTLELSATYNDPNANLTTFGPAQIINNSTLTIHNAMDTKEKRMATEVSGAFGGITIDGLNFYLTSNKLLVELPFLKELLQVKDADVGKLLHEVDPTVYTGKEKVDFETFFNGSEVLSKDDQKYLQKEYLETIYDNLPDDAFKAADDSIKVNEKSIDAEKLTFHLSEKQVKDILSSTMKRMKDDKRLKEIIKEQLAIQTLGAGVSTSNLTPGLQNDLDDMMEEFDTTLENAIKQLESFQIPDGMTSTIWVRDDLIVKRDFSLTMGPSEDELLTFTINGTQILGESNQTFDYTLGFIEGAKDSATAENELTVTGDLSWKNNKADDSIKLAAGDGEFTYEGTSTLKDGKRDFERIFALKTGTDEGQLTWSGNAAYNEDKMNSENTLSLQLPGMPEDVFSLQVAKDAKLIKKVEIPQDQDVKDIGSMKVNEIMQYFQNEVTPQFQKWAFKIMGTSGNLNGF; from the coding sequence ATGGATGGATCAAGCAACAATCGTAAAAGGGGTACGTCGAAAAAATTTATAATCTTCATTATTACTGCGTTATTAATAATTGGGGGAAGCGTTTCAGCATTTGTTCTGTTAAATATTTCCGATAAGCAAAAGTACTTTTTGGCCGAAAAAACCAGTTTTGAGGTCATTGGAGATCAATTTGAAAAACGCTTTGAACCAGAGTTGAATTGGCAGGAAAATGTACAAGATAATCCGGTCGATACAACATTGGAACTTTCAGCTACATATAACGACCCTAACGCCAATCTTACTACCTTTGGTCCAGCGCAAATCATTAATAATTCAACTTTAACCATTCACAATGCGATGGATACGAAAGAAAAAAGAATGGCTACAGAGGTTAGTGGAGCATTTGGCGGAATCACGATTGATGGGCTAAATTTTTATTTAACTTCAAACAAATTATTAGTTGAACTTCCTTTCCTGAAAGAATTGCTTCAGGTTAAAGATGCGGACGTTGGAAAACTGCTTCATGAAGTTGACCCGACCGTATATACTGGTAAAGAAAAAGTTGATTTTGAAACATTTTTTAATGGGTCTGAGGTTCTATCAAAAGATGATCAAAAATATTTACAAAAAGAATACCTGGAAACGATTTACGATAACCTGCCTGATGATGCATTTAAAGCAGCCGATGATTCTATAAAAGTAAATGAAAAATCTATTGATGCTGAAAAACTTACATTCCATTTATCAGAAAAACAAGTAAAAGATATTCTATCATCAACAATGAAGAGGATGAAAGATGATAAACGATTAAAAGAAATCATTAAAGAACAGCTGGCAATTCAAACCTTAGGTGCGGGGGTTTCAACTTCCAATTTAACTCCAGGGCTGCAAAATGACTTGGATGACATGATGGAAGAGTTTGATACGACGCTTGAAAATGCGATCAAGCAACTTGAATCATTCCAAATCCCCGATGGAATGACTTCTACTATTTGGGTGAGAGATGATCTTATTGTTAAACGCGATTTTTCATTAACCATGGGGCCATCCGAAGATGAACTGCTAACATTCACGATTAATGGAACACAAATACTCGGAGAATCTAATCAGACGTTCGACTACACCCTTGGGTTTATAGAAGGTGCAAAGGATTCAGCAACTGCTGAAAATGAATTGACAGTAACTGGCGATCTGTCATGGAAGAACAATAAAGCCGATGATTCTATTAAACTAGCAGCCGGTGATGGTGAATTCACATATGAAGGTACCTCCACATTAAAGGATGGAAAACGGGATTTTGAACGTATATTTGCACTAAAAACTGGAACGGATGAGGGGCAATTAACCTGGTCAGGCAATGCAGCCTATAACGAGGATAAGATGAATTCCGAGAATACCCTTTCGCTACAACTGCCTGGCATGCCTGAGGATGTTTTCAGTCTTCAGGTAGCGAAAGATGCAAAACTTATAAAAAAAGTAGAAATTCCACAAGATCAGGACGTTAAGGATATTGGCAGCATGAAAGTTAATGAAATCATGCAGTATTTCCAAAACGAGGTTACTCCACAATTCCAAAAATGGGCATTTAAGATCATGGGCACAAGTGGCAACCTAAACGGATTTTAA
- a CDS encoding M42 family metallopeptidase — MPKLDETLTMLKDLTDAKGIPGNEKEPRNVMENYIKPYADEVFTDNLGSLIAKKVGNENGPKIMVAGHLDEVGFMITRIDDKGFVYFQTVGGWWGQVMLAQRVTIMTGNGDVTGIIGSQPPHVLSAEARKKPVDIKDMFIDIGASSKEEALEFGVKPGDAVVPYFEFTQLKNEKMLLAKAWDNRIGCAIAIDVLKQLKGTNHPNVVYGVGTIQEEVGLRGAKTSTHAIKPDIGFAVDVGIAGDMPGVSDKDADSKLGDGPQIILYDASMVSHKGVRDFIVNTAEEHNIPFQYASIPGGGTDSGSIHLTANGVPALSITIATRYIHSHAAILHRDDFENAVKLIVEAIKKLDSDKVKEIVLS, encoded by the coding sequence ATGCCAAAATTAGATGAAACACTGACTATGTTAAAGGATTTAACAGATGCAAAAGGTATTCCAGGAAATGAAAAAGAGCCAAGAAATGTTATGGAAAATTATATTAAACCATATGCAGATGAAGTTTTCACAGATAACCTTGGAAGCCTGATTGCTAAAAAGGTTGGAAATGAAAATGGTCCGAAAATAATGGTAGCGGGCCACTTGGATGAAGTTGGCTTCATGATTACCCGTATCGATGATAAGGGCTTCGTTTATTTCCAGACAGTTGGCGGATGGTGGGGACAAGTAATGCTTGCCCAACGTGTAACTATTATGACTGGTAATGGCGATGTTACAGGTATTATCGGTTCACAGCCACCACATGTTTTATCGGCTGAAGCACGTAAAAAGCCAGTGGATATTAAGGATATGTTTATTGATATTGGTGCATCAAGTAAAGAGGAGGCTCTGGAATTCGGTGTGAAACCTGGTGATGCAGTTGTACCTTATTTTGAATTCACGCAATTAAAAAATGAAAAGATGCTGCTAGCTAAAGCCTGGGATAATCGCATTGGCTGTGCAATTGCAATTGATGTACTAAAACAGCTAAAAGGTACTAATCATCCAAACGTTGTCTATGGAGTAGGAACCATTCAGGAAGAAGTTGGGTTACGTGGAGCAAAAACTTCTACACACGCAATTAAGCCAGATATTGGTTTCGCCGTTGATGTAGGAATCGCGGGCGACATGCCAGGAGTATCAGATAAAGATGCTGACAGCAAACTTGGTGATGGTCCACAAATTATTTTATATGATGCATCAATGGTCTCACATAAAGGTGTACGTGACTTTATCGTCAACACTGCTGAGGAGCACAACATTCCATTTCAATATGCATCAATACCTGGAGGGGGAACAGACTCCGGATCTATTCATTTAACGGCAAATGGAGTACCGGCACTTTCCATTACAATCGCTACCAGATATATTCATTCACATGCAGCAATTTTACACAGGGACGACTTTGAAAATGCAGTAAAATTGATTGTAGAAGCAATAAAAAAATTAGATAGTGATAAGGTGAAGGAGATCGTCTTATCCTAG
- a CDS encoding ABC transporter permease, whose amino-acid sequence MRKTVEARLLHIKKHPISLLFWFLLPVIGTITLLSVAGTVQDDSKVPVGIVVEKHDQFAKELVHEISSASFIKANELSKDEALYQLEKHELDSVFIIDQDFSKQVHKGNRNSIITSYRTNQSLAYTPVKEMILSYVQQETGRSKTANIVDELSEQYQSDSNWTFEEIIARSKEIQHEENLLQTSFYFGTFGGKPVKEVPFWSVWGIWGIFSMLATLLIFDWVVKEKQSPVLPRFAFMGISYKNYLVKSLIFYSALLIVLDLITMVIFHLFYQVQLSLSFIAGMFSYRLILVMGAFLLASFVKRLFRYYVFSFTITLVSIVVSGAILPINGLIAKLPWFRFINPLDPLLSGDIINFWPWFLLITFIIWLARKEQYYA is encoded by the coding sequence TTGAGGAAGACTGTTGAAGCACGTTTGCTGCATATTAAGAAGCATCCCATAAGTTTATTGTTTTGGTTCTTGCTGCCGGTAATTGGCACAATCACACTATTATCTGTAGCTGGCACTGTTCAAGATGATAGTAAAGTCCCTGTTGGTATCGTGGTGGAAAAACATGACCAGTTCGCCAAAGAACTGGTACATGAAATTTCTTCAGCTTCATTCATTAAAGCGAACGAACTTTCAAAAGATGAGGCACTTTATCAATTAGAAAAGCATGAACTTGACAGTGTTTTTATTATAGATCAGGATTTCTCCAAACAAGTACACAAGGGCAATAGAAACAGCATCATTACCAGCTACCGGACCAATCAATCGCTCGCGTATACACCTGTTAAAGAAATGATTCTTTCTTATGTTCAACAAGAAACGGGGCGATCCAAGACTGCTAATATAGTAGATGAACTTTCAGAACAATATCAGTCAGACTCAAACTGGACTTTTGAAGAAATCATTGCAAGAAGTAAAGAAATTCAGCATGAAGAAAACCTGCTGCAAACATCTTTTTACTTTGGAACATTTGGCGGAAAACCTGTAAAGGAAGTACCATTCTGGAGTGTCTGGGGAATTTGGGGCATCTTCAGTATGCTGGCAACACTTCTTATTTTTGATTGGGTCGTAAAGGAAAAGCAATCACCCGTTTTGCCTAGATTTGCATTTATGGGTATAAGCTATAAAAATTATCTGGTAAAAAGCCTTATTTTTTACAGTGCTTTATTAATCGTATTAGATCTGATTACAATGGTTATTTTCCACTTGTTTTATCAAGTCCAATTAAGTTTATCCTTTATTGCAGGCATGTTCAGTTATCGACTCATTCTTGTAATGGGAGCATTTTTATTAGCATCATTTGTTAAACGTTTATTCCGTTACTATGTATTCTCTTTTACCATAACACTTGTATCAATAGTAGTCAGTGGAGCAATACTGCCGATCAACGGACTTATTGCTAAATTGCCATGGTTTAGATTTATTAACCCCTTAGACCCTTTACTCTCAGGGGATATAATTAATTTTTGGCCCTGGTTTTTATTAATTACATTTATCATTTGGCTTGCACGAAAGGAGCAATATTATGCTTAA
- a CDS encoding dUTP diphosphatase yields MNWEILFSMQNQLDRHIEKKHHVEQSTLFESKYLALLVEIGELANETRCFKFWSTKAPSDGETILEEYVDGLHFILSLGIEKGYKYESSENYQSAGTVTEQFNRVFRYCVQFHENTTEENYRTLFESFLALGKILDFDEKSIMDGYKKKNDKNYLRQEQGY; encoded by the coding sequence ATGAACTGGGAAATACTATTTTCTATGCAAAATCAGCTGGATCGCCATATTGAAAAAAAGCATCATGTAGAGCAATCAACACTGTTTGAGTCAAAGTATCTGGCTTTACTTGTTGAGATAGGTGAACTCGCAAACGAGACAAGATGCTTTAAATTTTGGAGTACAAAAGCCCCTAGTGATGGAGAAACTATTTTGGAAGAATATGTTGACGGACTCCATTTCATTCTATCATTGGGAATTGAAAAAGGTTACAAATATGAATCGAGCGAAAATTACCAATCTGCAGGTACTGTTACCGAACAATTTAACCGGGTCTTTCGTTATTGTGTACAGTTTCATGAAAATACTACAGAAGAAAACTATAGAACGTTGTTTGAAAGCTTTTTGGCATTGGGAAAAATATTAGACTTTGATGAAAAGTCAATTATGGATGGTTATAAAAAGAAAAACGATAAAAATTATTTGCGGCAGGAACAGGGATATTAG
- the infC gene encoding translation initiation factor IF-3 gives MNVNEKIRAREVRLIDSNGDQLGVKSRQEALEIAQTRNLDLVLVAANAKPPVCRIMDYGKYRYEQQKKEKEARKKQKIINVKEVRFTPGIGEHDYVTKLKNARKFLEKGDKVKAAVRFRGRAITHKELGQEVLDRLAEECKDISTVESKPKMEGRNMFIMLAPLNEK, from the coding sequence ATGAATGTCAATGAGAAAATTCGTGCTAGAGAAGTACGTCTTATCGATTCAAATGGTGATCAGCTTGGTGTGAAATCACGTCAGGAAGCATTGGAAATTGCCCAAACTAGAAACTTAGATTTAGTTCTAGTTGCAGCAAATGCGAAACCACCAGTTTGTCGTATCATGGACTATGGGAAATATCGTTATGAGCAGCAGAAAAAAGAAAAAGAAGCACGCAAAAAACAAAAGATTATCAATGTCAAAGAAGTTCGTTTTACACCTGGAATTGGCGAGCATGATTATGTAACAAAATTAAAGAATGCGAGAAAATTCCTTGAAAAAGGCGACAAAGTAAAAGCAGCAGTTCGTTTCCGCGGTCGCGCAATTACGCATAAAGAGCTTGGTCAGGAAGTATTAGACAGACTGGCTGAAGAATGTAAGGACATTTCAACGGTTGAATCAAAACCGAAAATGGAAGGTCGTAACATGTTCATTATGCTTGCACCCTTAAACGAAAAATAA